The DNA segment CGGTTGCTACCAACGCAGTACGTAAAGCCATTCCTCATCGGCGGCAAAACGATGCGAATGACGCGGCTGCGATCTGTGCAGCAGTCACTCGTGCGGGCATCCACTTTGTCGCGATAAAAAGCGCGGAACAGCAGTCGCTGCAATCGGTGCATCGCATGCGCCAACGACTGGTCCTGGAGCGTACTGCCAAGTCCAATCAGATCCGAAGCATGTTTGCCGAAGAGGGTGTGATCTTCCCGATTGGTCTTCCGCAGTTAAAAAAGGGGGTGATGGCGCTGGTCAACGACCCCGATTCCGGCATCACCACTTTGCTAAGACGGCTTGGATCAATGTACCTTGAGCAACTGAAGGCATTGCAGCAATGGCTCGACGAACTTGCCACCGAGATAGCGGAGATATTCAAAAGCAATGAGGCCTGCCAGCGGCTCGCTACAGTTCCGGGAATTGGGCCGGTTATTGCGACTGCGCTCGTGAGCAGTGTGGGCGATCCCTCGCAGTTCAAGAATGGGAGACAGTTCGCAGCCTGGCTGGGGCTAACGCCGATGCAAAGATCGAGTGGAGGCAAAACGCGATTAGGCGGTATCACAAAGCGCGGCGACACTTATCTAAGAACTTTGCTTGTACAGGGTGCCCGCGCGGTAATGCACTTCGTGAGTCGGCGCAATGACAGTCACAGCCAGTGGATCAAATCCGTTATGCAACGCCGTCACGTGAGCATCGCGGCGATCGCCCTGGCGAACAAGACGGCGCGCATCGCTTGGGCCATATTGACGGGCAACGGCTGTTTCAGGGCTGCATAGCAGGCTTCAGATATCGAGTACTGTTTCATTTCTTCCGCGATTGCGCAAGAAGCGGCAAGCATGGCGAACCGGTCGGACCGGCGCTTGCAGATCCTGATATATCCGACGGCTGCAGTACGAAGCCAGAAGGCCGATGAGGAGCAAGCGCGCAGATTTCCATGATGGCTCGTGCGGCAGTAAGCACATCAGAAGCCGAATGTACGGACGCAGTCGTGACCCTCAAAATGCAAACCGATCTTGCTCATAGGCGGGAGTCCATGTACGGATATACAGCAGCAGTCCATCCACTTGTCAGATTTCGAAACTGCTTCGCAAACGGGAGGCGTTCATATACATGCGCATGTTCATCCGGTGCGCGGGCATCGTCTCTCCGGCCAAAGCCGGCGAGCATAACCCGCGTGATTGATGTCATGCGCAACGCCAATCCTGCTGTCTGGTCCGCTCGGTCACGTTCCCGAAACGGCCGGTCACGTTGCCGTAATCGCCGGTCACGATCCCGAAACGGCCGGTCACCTTCATCCGAAATACGCACAATGGACCCTAGCCAAACCGCACACCGCTGAAACAGTTGCGCTCATGCGTTGGGACATGAAGTCACCCGGAACACGCGAGGAATGTTTTCATATCGAGAACGTAGGCCTGCGTGCGTCTACGCGCGCTCTGAGCAGGGCAGATATTTCCACAGTCGGAAGCGGCCTGCACAGCAAGAACCCCTGAAGACGATTGCAGCCCATAGAAGCGAGCGCCGCCATTTGCTCTTGCGTCTCTACGCCTTCGGCGACAACGTCGAGTTCAAGATTCTTCGCCAGTAAAACAATGCTTCGCAAGATCGACATTGTCCTGGGTTTTTGCAACATCCGCATCACGAATGAGCGGTCAATTTTCAGCGTGTCGATCGGGTAGCGGTCCAAGTACGCCAAAGAAGAATAACCGGTGCCGAAGTCATCCAAGGCGATGCGCACTCCCTTGCTCCTTAGCGCCACGAACATCGCCTCCGTTGATGGCGAATCATCAAGCAAAACGCCTTCGGTGATTTCAATCTGCAAATCTGAAAGGGTAAATCCGGCAGCGTCAGTGACGTGAACCAGATTGCGAAGAAAGGAGGGTTCACGAAGCTCAAGTGCGGAAACGTTGACATTTAAATGCAACGATAGCTCGGGGAATTCGCGCTGCCATATACCCACCTGAGCAACGGCGGTTTTAAGCACCCACCGATCGATCGCACCGACAATCCCGAGCTGTTCGGCAAGAGGTATGAATTTCGCCGGCGACACCTGCCCCCGCCGTTCGTGGGTCCAGCGAACCAGCGCTTCAACCCCAATTATGCGGTGCAGAGCCGAGTCGAAGATGGGCTGGTAGTAAACCTCAAATGCGTTCGCTTGCGCGGCCTTCCTCAAATCAGCCTGGAGCGATAAAACCTCGAGCGCCCGCTCATGCATCGAAGGCTGAAAAAACTCGAAACTCCCGCTACCGCTGTGTTTTGCCGCATACATGGCGGCGTCCGCGTCCCGCAGGACCTCGCTTGCGCTGGTATATGCTTCCGAGAGTTCAAGGATTCCGATGCTGCACGAAAGAACAAGGTCCCCAGGAAGAAGCGAGAAAGAACGGCAAAGCGCAGCCTTGATGCCTCTGGCGATTGTTTCCAAGGCGTCGCGACTTTCGCGGCGCTCAACAAAAATGACGAACTCGTCTCCCGCTAAACGCGCGAGCACGTCCGAGGGACGCACGCATTGAGCGAGCCGTGTTGCGACCTCGACCAACAATGCATCGCCGACCGCGTGTCCAAAACTGTCATTCACGAGCTTGAACCCGTCGAGGTCCAGGAAAAAAACAGCGCCGCCGCGATCTTGCCGGCCTTCGCTGCCGACGAGTTTATCGCAGGACCGGAGTGCCGCATCGATCCGTTGCATCACAAAGGCACGATTACAAAGCGCGGTGAGTTCGTCATGCGTTGCTGCGTACTCGAGCGCTTGCTGTGCGAGTTGTCGTTCAGCAAGTGACACCGCCAACGCCTCGCGTTCCTTTTCCGCTGCCTGCGCTCGCAATGCCGCGATTTGCGCCTCTTTGCGCTCGCTCGTATCACGCTGAACCGAAACCCAATGCGTGAACCACCCTGTCTCGTCAGCGACGGGGACGATACTCAGCTCGACCCAGAAAGGTGTACCGTCCTTTTTGTAGTTCAGCAGTTCAATCTCGATCGGGCGCCACGCCTGCAATGCCGCTTTGAGCGTGGCGAGCGCTTTACGATCCGTGGCAGGCCCATGAAGAATTCGAGGCGTACGACCCAAGACGTCCGATTCGGTGTATCCGGTGGTCCTCGTGAAGGCCGGATTGCAATAAACAATGCGCGGCCCTGGTAGCGTAATCGGTTCAGCTTCCGTAATGAGTATCGAATCGCGTGCATTGACGACGGCGGATTCGAGCAGTCTCAGCCGCTCGGTTGATCGCGCGTTCTCGCTCACCAGTTGCTGGGGCTGCGCAGCATCAACAATCGCTCGTTGAGACGCCGACTGTTGATTGGCTACCACTATTTGTGCCCCGATCGTCCCCAAAACAAAGTGTTGAGCAGCGCTCAGCCTTCCCCGCGCGGCTAACGATCCTAGAATGAGCTGGCCGTCAAAGGCACCGTCGGCGTCTACCAGGGGCACGACCACAACAAAGCGGGCAACTACACCTGCAGAGGTCGATTCGTCGGTGCGTGAGGGCCAGCCATCGATACCTGCCTCAGTCTCGAGAACAAACGGTTGGCACTCTTTGGCTTGAATTCGGTCAAGAAACGTAAACCCACAGCCGAACGAGTAGTTGTCGGCATCCCCCAAATGCGCGGCTACGACAAGGCCTTCCGTTGTCGCACGATACAGAACACCTAACTCGCAATCCGCGGCCCGCGCAGCAGCGGTGAGTAGCCGATTAAATATCAACGGTACATTGTTGGCCTTTACTTCCTCGTTTTTGGAGCCCATTTTCGCCTTTGGTCTAGCTCATCCGGGTTTTCCCGTGAATCGTTCGCGTGTGGGTCCGTGCCGAGGATCATGGCTTCGCGGTCGCACCTGAATTCCACTTCATTTAATGCTTGAGACGTAAATACGCCGATTTCTCTATTAACGGCCCAATGTCGAGTTTCTGAAGCTCACCGAAGCATAGCTGTAGCAGCTCGACTCTCGGTGCGACCGATTACGGTCCTTTGCCTGGTCGATTTGCGGCGCCTCCGGTTTTTTTGGACACAGATTTAGGGTAAAACGTGTGTTCCAAACTGGAGTAGTTCATGTTGAAGAAAGCTGATGCGAATGCAGTTGCGCCAGAGTCGTTGGAAGGCGCGCGTAGCGCGACTGGAAGCGCCTCTGGCACCGCCGAAGTCAAACGCTGGTCGACCGGGCGCAAACGCGGCGTGGTGCTTCGATTGCTGCGCGGCGAACCCGTCGATGCCGTGTCGCGCGAAGTTGGCGTGACGATCGCCGAGCTTGAATGCTGGCGTGAACAGGCTCTGGCGGGCATGGAGGCAGGCCTGAAGGCACGCACTAGCGATCCGTTGGAAGCCCGACTCAACGAGGCCGTCCGGCGCGTCGGCGAGCTCACGATGACAATCGAGATTTTGAACAAGGAACGCGAGCGGCAGGCCCGTCGCCCTTTGAGCGCTCGGAGATCATCGACATGAGCCACGAGATCTCCGTGAGCGTCGGCAAGCCCTTTGCGGTAGATTTCAAGCTAGATGTCGCCTCAACGATTAGATTTAGGCGGCTTTTTGCTCCTGTCGGTGGTCGCGTTTGATGGGTTCGAAGTTGTCTATCTGATCGGGATTCAGATGGACCGTTTTTACGCGCTTCCAGTTTCGAGTGGGGCCTTTCCATCGTAGCGGGTTGCGCTGCTTTGCCGCCTCGTAGAGCATCGCGCGGCGATCGAGGATCTGCTGGTCGAGGTTGGCGTGCCGTTGGGCAGGCGTGACGAAACGGATCGCGCTGTGACGATGTTCGTGGTTATACCAGCGCACCAACACGGTGACCCAAGCGCGCGCGGCAAATAGAGTGTCGAACGCCTGCAGAGGATAGGCCGGCCGATACTTCAGTGTTTTGAACAACGATTCCGAGAACGGGTTGTCGTTGCTCACGCCCGGTCGACTCAATGACGGCATGACACCCAGAGCCTGCAGGGTGGCGAGCATCGTGGCACCCTTCATTGGGCCGCCGTTATCCGAATGCAAAATCACCTGACCCGGTTTGATCGCTTCACGTGCACATAGGTCCTTCAGAAGCTCGCTGGCCTGGGCGCTGCTCTCTTCAGCGTAGACCTGCCAGCCGACGACCATCCGACTGAATACGTCCATGAACAGATAGAGATAGAAATACTGCCCGCGAACTGTCGTCGGCAGGTAAGTGATATCCCAGCTGAACAATTGATTGGGCTCGTCGGCACAAACTGCGCGAGGCTTGCTGCGGGCGCGCGCTGGTTGTTCACTGCGCCGATGAGCAAGCTGTTTCTCTTCACGCAGCACCCGGTAGAACGTCGATTCTGAGGCGATGTAGCGGCCCTGGTCGGCCAATCGAGGGACGATTTGGCTCGGTGGCAGATGAGCGAATTCGACAGAGTTGGCCACCGCCAGCAGTTCAGCGCGCTCATCGGTCGACAGCTTGTGAACAGCATCATGATGGCGTAAGGCGCGCCCATCCACTGCTTCAGGACCGCCGCCTTGCCAGCGCTGCACGGTGCGCGCGCTTAGCCCGAGCACAGCACATGCGCGTGCCTGACGAGCCCCGGCTGTAGTCGCCTTGCCGATCAGCTCCTGCAATGTCGCACGCTCTTCGGGGGAGCTCATTCGTCCTCGTCCCCGAACAGCGCCTGGTACTTTTTTGAAAGTATCAGCAACGCGGCCGCCTCCGCTAAAGCCTTTTCCTTGCGTTTCAATTCGCGCTGCAGCTGCGCATTGGCCTGTTTCAGCTCGCGCAGTTCTGGAGCGTTTGCACGTGCGCTGCTCGCGGTGCCGGCCGAGCAAAACTGGGCGCGCCACTGGTCCAGATGATGAACAAACAAGCCACGTTCACGGCACCACGCGCTTAGTGCCTCGTCGCTCAGTCCATGGCTCTGCTGCAATGCCAGCAGGCGCTCTTCCAAGGACCAATCTTCCGGGCGTCGTGCATCGACTGGCCCCGGGTTGCGGTTTGCGGCGTTAGACACGCGGATCCACTTCCTCAAAGTTAATACGTTCATGTTCAGTTCCGCGGCAACCGTTCCTACGGACCGGTTGCCGCGTTGCAGGACCTTTGCCAGCGCCTGCTCCCTGAATTCGACAGAATACGTCTGTTTGGCATTCACAACCTGCACCTCTGAGTTCTTCGGATTAAGAAAATTCAGAGGCGACATCTAGTGTGACGCAGGGGGTTTGGATTGCAACGGGTTTGCCAGGTGCTCGACTTCCCACGCTCGACGATCTACGCCGTACGTGCCATAGCGAGCGCCGGCGTGACGCCGATGGTTGTGCGCAGGCGTGGGCCGAAGCCGAAGATGCCCGATGCTGACCTGCTCAAGGCCATCCGTGACGATCTGGCGGCTTCGCCCTTCAAGGGCGAGGGGCATCGCAAGGTCTGGGCACGGCTGCGCATCCTGCATGACATCCGTGTCTCCCGGACCCGCGTGTTGCGGCTGATGCGGGAGCACAGTCTGCTCTCGCCGCATCGTCAAGCGCGAGGCGAACCCAACCTTCACGACGGCCGGATTACAACTGATCGCCCCAATCAAATGTGGGGTACCGACGGCGTGCGCATCGCGACCGTGGACGACGGCATGGTGTGGATATTCTGCGCCGTCGATCACTGCGACGGCATGTGCACCGGCATTCATGCCGCGAAAATTGGTGACCGTTTCGCCGCCCTCGAGCCGATCTCCCAGGGGCTGCTGGGCGAGTTTGGCTCCGTGGGTGCCGACGCGGGTCGCGGGCTGTCGCTGCGCATGGATCATGGTTCGCAGTACACCTCGGACGACTTTCGCGACCAGATCAGGTTCTGGGGCATCGCGCCGAGCTACGCCTTCGTCGCCGAGCCGCAGACCAACGGCGTTGCCGAGCGATTCAATCGGACAATGAAGGAACAGGCTATTCATGGACGCATCTTCGAAAACCTGGAGGAGGATCGTGCCGCCGCTGTCGCGTTCAAGGATCGATACAACCGCGACTGGCGTCTTGAAAAGCTGGGCTTCAAATCACCCCTCGAAGCCCGTCAGGAAAACCTGATTAAGCTGGCCGCCTGAACTGCAAAAGCGTGTCCAAACAACCGGAGCCGGTACATTTGCCTGGTCGATTCGATGTCTAACTAATACCGCTTTAATCAGACGACGCTTGAGCATCGGCCGCTCGCTTTGCCGACTGCGGTTGAACCGTTGAACGCACAACAGAGGTGGCCCCATTCGTTCCGACAGTTTTTTTCGAATTTTTAGTGGAACGCCGGGCGCGCCGGACACCGTCGCCACATTGGCGGGCGACACGTCGCATTGCGCAGAGAAGGAATTGGCTAGAAAATTCAAAAAATATAAGGTCAGGACACTAAGCAAGGTTCGCCAGACGCCGAAACAAAATCCGTGTGTTGCTGTCGTAACTAATGCTCTCGCGGGCTTTCTCTTAGGCGCCCCGTGGGCAAGCCCCGACGGCGGACCCGCAGCGGACTCAGACGGCTACAGTCGCGCGGGGTCGCCTCTATCAATTTTGTTGAGAGCGATGATAGACGCGGACTTCTCGACATCGAAGAACACCCTCGCTTTTACTGCCCTTCTTGGGATGTTATCGTGACTGTCGTCGTGGTGAGGATGACCTCAAGGCGACGTTGAAGGCGGCCTGGGTCGCGTCAATCGATCGTTGAACGCCGGCCCGTCGTCCCCAACCCTATGCGCGCCTTTACTTACACGAAAGCAGCGATGCGCCTTCTACCGGTGTCGCGAGCAGGCGGAAGAAGCGATGCGGGAGGCATGCACATTCAGCCCGGTTGTCGAGTCAGCCATGTCCGCAGTTCGGCCCAACGTCGGCGCGTTAAGCCGTTGCTTGCGATGTCTTCGTCCAAGGTGACGGCGCCCGTAGCAATTGCGGCCTTCAGTTGCGTGACATTTTTCGATTCACTACGCGAGCAATAGCGCCCGCGTGCTCCCCCGCAGTCCGGCGAAAGGTCCGAGCGCTGTGACCTCGCGTGTGATCCCGGCTTTGGCATGTTCGACCAATTGATCGGCGAGCGCGATCCAGTATGCCGGTGCGCCAATCATCCGGTAGTGAAAACCGAGCGTCTTGCGATGCTCGGGCTCAAGCAAACCGGCGTCTTCCTGAGCCTGCTGCCCAATGAGCGCGCAGACTATCTTGAATGCCGACATTGAGGCCGCGGGCAGGCGCAATTGTCGGAGATGCCGGCATCGAGCGCTGACACCATAAACGAACGGAAAGTTCCTGGCCTCACCTAAGGCTACGCTGAAGAACCTGCGGTTCTGTGACATTCGAGTTCGCTGCTAAGTGAGATGATGAAAAGTCACTCAATTGCATCGATTCATAGGCGTTTAAGTTCGGATTTCACCGCGCTTAAGCCCATTTTTAGGCGGTCTCCTAGACCTTCGGACGGAGTTGCCCCTTCAGTCGCGAGCGACTCATGTAAAGATTCGCCAGCGCCAGAGCAGCGAAAGCCCGATTAGCATTTTTCGCAAGTCCGCGATAGCGAACTTTGCCAAATCCCCAAAGCCGCTTCACCACCGCAAATACATGCTCTACCCGAGCGCGTATCTTTGATTTATTGTGATTCTTTGCCCGCTTGAGCTCATCGACTTCACCAAGGCGGTTTTTTACGCGGTCATTGGTAAAGTCTTTCGCCTTGGGCGCTTTGCTTGCCATCAGCTCCTTTTGGCTCGCATATGCACTGTCACCGTACACACGTTGTTCGTCCCCTTGGAGCAGATCAGGCAATGCGTGCTTGTCATGCACGTTTGCCGCTGTAACTACAGCGCTATGCGTCAGTCCCGTTTGACTGTCCACGCCGATATGCAACTTCATTCCGAAATACCATTGCTGGCCTTTTCTCGTTTGATGCATCTCCGGATCGCGCGCCTTGTCTTTATTCTTCGTGGAACTCGGTGCGCCGATAATCGTGGCGTCGACGATCGTGCCCGTGCCAATCTTTAGTCCCTGGCCTTGCAGCACTTCACTCACTTTCACGAACAGCTGCGCGCCGAGATCATGAGTTTCAAGAAGGCGGCGGAATTTCAATAGCGTCGTGCCATCCGGTACGCGTTCTCGCCCGAGGTCGATTCCCACGAAGCGCCGCAGTGCAGTGCTATCGAGCAATGCCTCTTCGCACGCAACATCCGCAAGATTGAACCAGTGCTGCACGAAATACATTCTTAACATGCGCTCCAGTCCAACCGAAGGACGTCCGCCCACGCCCTTCGGATAGTAAGGCTCGACCAACTCGCATAACTGCTCCCACGGAACCACCTTCTCCATGGTCGCAAGGAATACGTCGCGCTTGGTCGGCCGACGGTAAAGTTCGAAGTCCGTGCCTTGATCTTCTGCCATCGCTAGTGTGTGTTGTCTCATTCCAATTAAACGCATTGTCAGCCAAGATCGTTGATCTTTTTCAGCATTGCCCTAACGGGCAGGCGCTGGATTTGCATCCGAGGTACCCGACGTCATCCGCGGATTCCTCCCAAAGGTATGGACATGAGCGACGTCTCGCATCAGGAACTCACTGCCATTGAGCATGCCCTCAATCATCGCCCTCGCAAAATCCTCGGCTTCCAGTCTCACTACGAAGTATTCTTTCAACTCAAGCAAGATCTCATTGCCCATGTCGCACTTCAAGTTTGAAACCGCCCTCCTACGATAAATTATGACCAATCCGATTATTCCCCTTCATGCCGCGGACTTGCGCGTTGTCTTGGCGTCGCTCTCACGCTTGGCCGAAGCCGAAACAACGGCCGGAAGTTATTCAGACGGCCTGCGCGAGGACGTTGAGCGCCTGCTTCTCGATGTCGATCGCTTGCCGAATTCGAATCCGTCGAGTAAAAAACTTTTGTCGCTGTCAATAGAGCTATTCAAAGCAGGTGAAATCCGTGCGGCGCTTCTCGGGGCGGACGAAGCCTTAGCCTTGAAAATCCCAGCTTCTTTTTGATTGTTTCATTCTGGTGTAAGTCGGCAACTCTGTGCCTATGCCGGGCCTTTGAGGCTCGGCGTGTCCACATATGTCTGAGCCTTTGAATCGCTGCCACGCAGGTTTTTCTGCGCATGCGCTGTCAATGCTTCATTCCCTCGCGGCATCTTATGACGCGGCAGCCGGATCGTCAAAACGCATCCTGGCTCGCCACATCATGTAAGCAGGTCACACCCGTGCAACGCAGCAAATGCCCCAACCTCGGACAATGAGGCGATGCCGCCGGCTGGCCCGGCGGACGACGGCGAGAAAGCTTTGATGGAGGCCGAAAACGGTCGCACCCCAGTACTAGCCTGTCGTTCCTGCGCGCGTCGAGGTCCGACCCGCCCAAACTACGCCGGACCTCTGTCGCCTCTATTGCACGCCCCGGGCTGCCGGCCACGACGTTTAACACTGGGATTGATCGCTCTCGCCTGCTAACAGCCGCTCAATGTCTTTGGCTAACCCGAGCACGGCCGCTTCCCGCTCAAGCGAATCAACCGGGAGCTCTCGCGGTAAGCTTTTTCTCTGCGCAACGCGAATCGAGATGACGGTTTGAGCAGAACGACTGCCTGCGCGCTCAGCTCGGCATCACGAAACAATGGCAACTCGTCATCCATCACATCCCCGCGTTGGCCTCGACATCATTCGAAACTATTCACACGGACAACGCTGCCCCTCGGCTTACGGCAAACGGCAGTTTTGACTCCGCAGGCGTAACTTTGATCTGCTCATCCGCACGAAGCAGCGACGATAATATGGACTGTTCATCGAACCGAAAAGCGCAGAGCAGGTGAGGCGCTGTAGAGAGCTTTACAGTCTGAGCCATCGTCAAGTCAACAAGAATATCCGCCACACGTCCTGTCACGCCGAGTCGCACCTCGCTTCCCGCACGG comes from the Burkholderia sp. PAMC 26561 genome and includes:
- a CDS encoding putative bifunctional diguanylate cyclase/phosphodiesterase, which produces MGSKNEEVKANNVPLIFNRLLTAAARAADCELGVLYRATTEGLVVAAHLGDADNYSFGCGFTFLDRIQAKECQPFVLETEAGIDGWPSRTDESTSAGVVARFVVVVPLVDADGAFDGQLILGSLAARGRLSAAQHFVLGTIGAQIVVANQQSASQRAIVDAAQPQQLVSENARSTERLRLLESAVVNARDSILITEAEPITLPGPRIVYCNPAFTRTTGYTESDVLGRTPRILHGPATDRKALATLKAALQAWRPIEIELLNYKKDGTPFWVELSIVPVADETGWFTHWVSVQRDTSERKEAQIAALRAQAAEKEREALAVSLAERQLAQQALEYAATHDELTALCNRAFVMQRIDAALRSCDKLVGSEGRQDRGGAVFFLDLDGFKLVNDSFGHAVGDALLVEVATRLAQCVRPSDVLARLAGDEFVIFVERRESRDALETIARGIKAALCRSFSLLPGDLVLSCSIGILELSEAYTSASEVLRDADAAMYAAKHSGSGSFEFFQPSMHERALEVLSLQADLRKAAQANAFEVYYQPIFDSALHRIIGVEALVRWTHERRGQVSPAKFIPLAEQLGIVGAIDRWVLKTAVAQVGIWQREFPELSLHLNVNVSALELREPSFLRNLVHVTDAAGFTLSDLQIEITEGVLLDDSPSTEAMFVALRSKGVRIALDDFGTGYSSLAYLDRYPIDTLKIDRSFVMRMLQKPRTMSILRSIVLLAKNLELDVVAEGVETQEQMAALASMGCNRLQGFLLCRPLPTVEISALLRARVDARRPTFSI
- a CDS encoding transposase, giving the protein MLKKADANAVAPESLEGARSATGSASGTAEVKRWSTGRKRGVVLRLLRGEPVDAVSREVGVTIAELECWREQALAGMEAGLKARTSDPLEARLNEAVRRVGELTMTIEILNKERERQARRPLSARRSST
- a CDS encoding IS5 family transposase; amino-acid sequence: MRQHTLAMAEDQGTDFELYRRPTKRDVFLATMEKVVPWEQLCELVEPYYPKGVGGRPSVGLERMLRMYFVQHWFNLADVACEEALLDSTALRRFVGIDLGRERVPDGTTLLKFRRLLETHDLGAQLFVKVSEVLQGQGLKIGTGTIVDATIIGAPSSTKNKDKARDPEMHQTRKGQQWYFGMKLHIGVDSQTGLTHSAVVTAANVHDKHALPDLLQGDEQRVYGDSAYASQKELMASKAPKAKDFTNDRVKNRLGEVDELKRAKNHNKSKIRARVEHVFAVVKRLWGFGKVRYRGLAKNANRAFAALALANLYMSRSRLKGQLRPKV
- a CDS encoding flagellar transcriptional regulator FlhD, encoding MNTTNDSANSIREINLSYVLLAQKMLRLDRAGSEVRLGVTGRVADILVDLTMAQTVKLSTAPHLLCAFRFDEQSILSSLLRADEQIKVTPAESKLPFAVSRGAALSV
- a CDS encoding IS3 family transposase (programmed frameshift), with amino-acid sequence MNAKQTYSVEFREQALAKVLQRGNRSVGTVAAELNMNVLTLRKWIRVSNAANRNPGPVDARRPEDWSLEERLLALQQSHGLSDEALSAWCRERGLFVHHLDQWRAQFCSAGTASSARANAPELRELKQANAQLQRELKRKEKALAEAAALLILFKKVPGAVRGRGRMSSPEERATLQELIGKATTAGARQARACAVLGLSARTVQRWQGGGPEAVDGRALRHHDAVHKLSTDERAELLAVANSVEFAHLPPSQIVPRLADQGRYIASESTFYRVLREEKQLAHRRSEQPARARSKPRAVCADEPNQLFSWDITYLPTTVRGQYFYLYLFMDVFSRMVVGWQVYAEESSAQASELLKDLCAREAIKPGQVILHSDNGGPMKGATMLATLQALGVMPSLSRPGVSNDNPFSESLFKTLKYRPAYPLQAFDTLFAARAWVTVLVRWYNHEHRHSAIRFVTPAQRHANLDQQILDRRAMLYEAAKQRNPLRWKGPTRNWKRVKTVHLNPDQIDNFEPIKRDHRQEQKAA
- a CDS encoding DDE-type integrase/transposase/recombinase gives rise to the protein MQRVCQVLDFPRSTIYAVRAIASAGVTPMVVRRRGPKPKMPDADLLKAIRDDLAASPFKGEGHRKVWARLRILHDIRVSRTRVLRLMREHSLLSPHRQARGEPNLHDGRITTDRPNQMWGTDGVRIATVDDGMVWIFCAVDHCDGMCTGIHAAKIGDRFAALEPISQGLLGEFGSVGADAGRGLSLRMDHGSQYTSDDFRDQIRFWGIAPSYAFVAEPQTNGVAERFNRTMKEQAIHGRIFENLEEDRAAAVAFKDRYNRDWRLEKLGFKSPLEARQENLIKLAA